In the Stakelama saccharophila genome, GCTGCCCGGCGGTCCGAATCAGCCGGGATAGGGTTTTTCCTTCAGCAGCTTTGCCAGATGTGCGGCATTGCCGGCCACCATGCCGGCGGTTTTGCGGGTCTTGTCCGGCACCTGGTCGAGATCCTTGAAGTCGACCGAACCCATCGCTTCGCCTACCCAGTAGCAGGCGGCGACGGCGGGAATGGTGTAGCCGCTGTCGTTCAGCGACTGGAACAATTGGGCCGAGGAACAGTGCGCGCCATCCTCGTTACCGACGATCGCCGCGACGGCGACCTTGGAATAGCTCGGCATCCGGCCCTGGTCGTCGGTTTCCCCGGTAAAGGCGTCCATACGCTCCAGCACGCGCTTGGCGACGCTGGAAATCTGCCCCATCCAAATCGGGCCGCCGAAGATCAGGATATCTGCGCCGAGAATCCGTTCGCGCAATTGCGGCCATGCGTCCCCGGCGCCTTCGTCCGAGGTCACCCCCGGTTTGACGTTGTGGGCTGCGCAGCGAATGGTTTCGACCAACTCGACGTCGTATTGCGCGAAGGCGATTTCCAACACCCCGATCATCCTGTCGGTCGACGAGGCTTCCGACGGATCGTCCTTGAGCGTGCAATTGAGCGCGATAGCAGTAAGCGGCATCGGATCTCTCCTTCGATTGCCACCGGTCAACGCGCCGATCCTGCTTCCTTTCCCGCGCACCGGAACGGGCGGCTTGCGCGCGGCGCCATTCCGGGCTGCTCCGACGAGCAGGCGCGCGCGCCTGGCCGACAGCCGCACACCCACCCCTTCCGCTCAGAGTATGCCGGAGCCTGTCCCGACGAGCATTTCCGGCCGGGTGAATAGGCTCGACATAAGCGGAGCTTGGTCGAACGGGCCGCGACGGCCAACGCCGCCGCGGCCCGGCAAGGTGCCTCAGGCCGAATAGTACATGTCGTATTCCACCGGACTCGGCGTCGTTTCGAAGCGGATCACCTCGGCCCATTTCAGCTCGGCATAGGCCTCGACCTGGTCCTTGGTGAACACGTCGCCCTTCAGCAGGAACTCGTTGTCTTCCTGCAGCGCCACCAGCGCTTCGCGAAGCGAACCGCACACGGTCGGCACGTTGACGAGTTCGGCCGGCGGCAGGTCGTACAGATTCTTGTCCATTGCCTCGCCGGGGTGGAGCTTGTTCTGGATACCGTCGAGACCCGCCATCAGAAGCGCGGCGTAGGCGAGATAGGGATTGGCCATCGCGTCGGGGAAGCGGAATTCCACGCGCTTCGACTTCGATCCCGCACCGTAGGGGATGCGGCACGAGGCGGAGCGGTTGCGGCTGGAATAGGCCAGCAGCACCGGTGCCTCGAAGCCGGGGACCAGCCGCTTGTAGCTGTTGGTCGTCGGATTGGTGAAGGCGTTGAGCGCGCGTGCATGCTTGATGACGCCGCCGATGAAATGGAGGCACGTCTCCGACAGGCCGGCATAGCCGTTGCCCGCGAACAGCGGCTCCTTGCCCTCCCAGATCGAAAAGTGGGTGTGCATGCCCGATCCGTTGTCGCTCATGATCGGCTTCGGCATGAACGTCGCCGTCTTGCCATATGCGTGCGCGACCTGATGCACGACATATTTGTAGATCTGCATGCGGTCGGCGGTCTGGGTCAGCGTGCCGAAGGTCAGGCCCAGCTCGTGCTGCGCGGCCGCCACCTCATGGTGATGCTTGTCGCAGGGCAGGCCCATTTCCATCATGGTCGAGACCATCTCGCCGCGGATGTCGACGGCGCTGTCGACCGGCGCCACGGGGAAATAGCCGCCCTTGGCGCGCGGGCGATGGGCCATGTTGCCCATCTCGTATTCCTTGCCGCTGTTGGTCGGCAATTCCACGTCGTCGATCTGATAATAGCTGGTGTTGTAGCTCGTCTCGAACCGGACATCGTCGAACATGAAGAATTCGGCCTCGGGGCCGACATAGACGGTATCGCCGATTCCGGTATTCTTCAGATACGCCTCCGCGCGTTTCGCGGTCGAGCGCGGGTCGCGGGCGTAGAGTTCGCCGGTCGACGGTTCCACCACGTCGCAGAACAGGATCAGCATCGGCGTGGCCGAGAACGGATCCATATAGACGGAATCGAGATCCGGCTTCAGCACCATGTCGGACTCGTTGATCGCCTTCCAGCCCTCGATCGAGGACCCGTCGAACATCAGCCC is a window encoding:
- a CDS encoding flavodoxin family protein — its product is MPLTAIALNCTLKDDPSEASSTDRMIGVLEIAFAQYDVELVETIRCAAHNVKPGVTSDEGAGDAWPQLRERILGADILIFGGPIWMGQISSVAKRVLERMDAFTGETDDQGRMPSYSKVAVAAIVGNEDGAHCSSAQLFQSLNDSGYTIPAVAACYWVGEAMGSVDFKDLDQVPDKTRKTAGMVAGNAAHLAKLLKEKPYPG
- the glnA gene encoding type I glutamate--ammonia ligase, with protein sequence MANDAGSILKMIEENEVEWVDLRFTDPKGKWQHLSMVASALGEDELADGLMFDGSSIEGWKAINESDMVLKPDLDSVYMDPFSATPMLILFCDVVEPSTGELYARDPRSTAKRAEAYLKNTGIGDTVYVGPEAEFFMFDDVRFETSYNTSYYQIDDVELPTNSGKEYEMGNMAHRPRAKGGYFPVAPVDSAVDIRGEMVSTMMEMGLPCDKHHHEVAAAQHELGLTFGTLTQTADRMQIYKYVVHQVAHAYGKTATFMPKPIMSDNGSGMHTHFSIWEGKEPLFAGNGYAGLSETCLHFIGGVIKHARALNAFTNPTTNSYKRLVPGFEAPVLLAYSSRNRSASCRIPYGAGSKSKRVEFRFPDAMANPYLAYAALLMAGLDGIQNKLHPGEAMDKNLYDLPPAELVNVPTVCGSLREALVALQEDNEFLLKGDVFTKDQVEAYAELKWAEVIRFETTPSPVEYDMYYSA